From Verrucomicrobiia bacterium, the proteins below share one genomic window:
- the def gene encoding peptide deformylase — translation MILPVYVEPQEILRTSAEIIPEVTPELRELAFSMRETMHNAHGIGLAAPQVGRSINMFIAEYVDDEEPADGIPFTAMINPQILWRSTLKSVIEEGCLSIPGVYGNVKRPRKVTVKFTDLEGKQKEITADHLFARVIQHEIDHLKGVLFTDYVNPDKRVFREPPPYPQA, via the coding sequence ATGATTCTTCCCGTCTACGTCGAACCGCAGGAAATCCTCCGGACATCGGCAGAAATCATCCCCGAAGTAACTCCTGAGCTCCGTGAGCTCGCTTTTTCCATGCGCGAAACCATGCACAATGCCCACGGCATCGGCCTGGCAGCACCGCAGGTGGGACGCAGCATCAACATGTTCATTGCAGAATACGTGGACGATGAAGAGCCAGCAGACGGCATTCCTTTTACCGCCATGATCAACCCCCAGATACTCTGGCGGAGCACACTCAAGAGTGTGATTGAAGAGGGCTGCCTCTCCATCCCTGGCGTCTATGGCAATGTGAAGCGGCCACGCAAGGTCACGGTCAAGTTTACCGACCTGGAAGGCAAACAAAAGGAAATTACCGCCGACCACCTTTTTGCGCGGGTTATTCAACACGAAATAGACCACCTTAAGGGCGTGCTCTTCACTGATTACGTAAACCCGGACAAGCGGGTTTTCCGCGAACCACCTCCATACCCACAGGCATGA